GCGAACTGGCACTGGCGAGACGTTTCGAGGTCAACCGCCACACGGTGCGCAGCGCTATTGCCTCTCTTGCGCGTGAGGGCGTGCTGAGGGTCGAACAGGGCCGCGGAACCTTCATTGCCCGCCACACAAAGCTGCAATATCCGATTGGCCGGCGCACACGCTTTTCCGCCGGTCTTGCCGGCCAGATCAAATCACGCGGCGGATTTCTCAAATCACATGTCACCGAGGCGGCAACGGGCCATGTTTCACGAGCCCTCGAACTTGAACCGGGCGCGCCGGTGCTGAGGCTTGAACGCGTTTCGTCGGCGGACGGCGTACCGGTTTCGCGCGGCATCAGCTGGTTCGATGCGGAAAGGTTCCCGGACTTCGCCAATCGCTACGAAAGCCGAAAATCAATCACTGCCGTCCTGAACTCATACGACATTGAGGATT
This portion of the Hoeflea prorocentri genome encodes:
- the phnF gene encoding phosphonate metabolism transcriptional regulator PhnF; amino-acid sequence: MEFVERRSGISLWRQIADQIRIAISNGEFDESGALPGELALARRFEVNRHTVRSAIASLAREGVLRVEQGRGTFIARHTKLQYPIGRRTRFSAGLAGQIKSRGGFLKSHVTEAATGHVSRALELEPGAPVLRLERVSSADGVPVSRGISWFDAERFPDFANRYESRKSITAVLNSYDIEDYVRISTRISAHHADPATLDDLKLSPGAITLRTEAVNAEVAGRRLEYSHTFFAADRIELDIDHQAGTALP